The segment TTGGCAAAATATTCTCGGAGCTTACAACATTGAGAAAACACTACGGGAGCACAAGGAACACTGTATGTTTCTCGATTCCAGCTTCAAACGACTGGCTGAATCTACTACCCAGCATGAACTAGACCTGAAGCGAACACTGACATGTGAGGGAGAGTATTTTCAGACCAACCAAAAGTTTGTGCAGCTAAGAGATGCTTTTCAAAATGCTTTTGACCTTGCAGAAGAAGAAATCACGAACTTGCTTACCACAGCACGTATTACGAAACGATTGATGAAGTCGCTTTTGCAGGCAAGAAGTCTTTTGTGCTCCCCTGATGGCACATTGAAACGAAAAGAATGTATTCAGATTAAAAGAATTTACGCAGCCGCTTGTTGCCGTGTTGATCTTGATAAACAGCGCTTAGACATTTCAGCGGCAGCAGGACACTATATTGAGAAGGTTGTGGAATTGCTGGAAGCATGGCAAAAGGAGAGGTCAAAACGAAAGTCTATCGCTGAGGATGCGGCAAAATCAGTCCGTCGCAGTCTGGAACTGGCAAAAAGCAAACATTCTGAAGCGAAACGCAACTTGTTAGCTAATCAATTTGCCTACCGAAGATTACAACAAATCAGCCTTTATTCTGAGGCTGTGAATGGTTTCAGTAGCATGTTAAGGTGGAAACGACCATCACGTGTGGCAAAAGCGATGGAAAATGTCGATTACACCAATCTTTTAGACGTATTTCCGTTGTGGGTTGGCGAAATGCGTTGGCTTAGCCAATATCTCCCAATGGCGGCAGAAATGTTTGATTATGTAATCGTAGACGAAGCCTCCCAAGTCAACATCGCAGAAGTGTTGCCAGCACTCTATAGAGGCAAACAACTTTGTATTGTGGGTGATCAAAAACAACTTGGGTTATCTTCTGCCGGATTATTTTCGCTAAATAAGTGCTACGAGGAAATTCTTTGGAACCAACATGTAGGAGCTAATAACGTTTCGTACCGACATGCCGAAGAATATCATCTCCTTGTCAGTAAGTGTTCTATCCTCGATTTTGTAACAGCACGAAATAATGCTATTCCCGTTGAAAGAACAGTACTTGATGAACACTATCGCAGCTTGCCTCGACTAGCAGGCTTCACATCCAAGCTATTCTATGAAGATGATGGCGGTCTTGTATTAATGCGGCAAGGAAGTGCCAATAACCATAAAGAGTGTTTTCATGTAATTCAGACTGGCGGTACACGATCCTCGTACACAAAACTAGTTGAGGAGGAAGTGGATGCGACTATCACACTTCTTACCGATATTATTAAGAACAAGAGTTATTTGGTTGGCGATGATCTTGTTAGACTGGGGTATACAGAAGAGCGCCCTCCAACTATCGGGGTTTTGTCTTTCCTTACCGATCAACGCAACGCCTTGGCTCCGAAAATTGAAAGCAAATTCACTGAGGAGCAACTTCGTACCCACGCTGTTCTGGTTGGAACCCCAGAGGAATTCCAAGGGAATGAGCGTAATATTATGATCATTACTTTGGGGCTAGACGGGACATCACGGTGGGGAAAAGGACACTATGAGAATCCGAATCGTTTTAATGTTGCCACTAGTCGTGCTACAGATTTTACCTATGTCATATTCGGTGCTTTGCCAGCAAATGCTAACCTCCTGAAGCGATATCTTCGATGGTTCGGTTTTGAGACCGGAAACGAATATTCTGACGAGGGGAACAAATTTGCAGGCGGAAGTAATTCTTGGGTAACAGCCGATGAATCACGATGTGAATCAGAGTTTGAACGGCGAGTTCTTTCGAATTTATTTGCGTTTGCGGACAAATACAAGGCTGTGGCTCCAATAACTATACATAACCAAGTTTTAACCTGCGGTAATCATCGTCTTGATTTTGTCGTTGTTAATCAGAGCAACAAAGAGGGATGTGCGATAGAAGTAGATGGAAGACTTCATTACTGCGACGATGGCATTCGATATTCCGACGAACATCTTGAACGTATTGACATGCTTAAGAGGGCGGGTTGGTCAATTGTTAATGTGCCTTACTATTGGTGGTATAAGAGGGGGTGGCTCTGCGATGATAACGATGCAGAGTTCTGCAAGATGGCAAATGACCTTGAAGCACAGATAGCAGTTCAAATAGGGCTTATAATCCCATGATCCGTCATCCTGGAGTTTCATCAATTCAATGGCCTCCGGCGTCATGCCGGCAGGATTGAAATTCTTGCGTGTGACAACCGCCGGCTCTTTGACGAAGCCATCCGCCATGGCTTTGCCGAGTGGGTAGTCGAGAATAACGTTCTTGAATGGCAAGGCCCCCTTAGGGGTTTCCACGAACGGGGTCGCCGTAAGTTCCAAACCAATGACCGGTTTCAAATCATTAATTGCCCGCACGCCGGCACTGGCGCGGTAGCGGTGCGATTCGTCCATAATGAGCACAAGATCGGGAAGGCTGGCCAGATATTCAAAGTAACTTTCGCCAATGTATTCCGAAAGCCGTTTAATGCGCGGCGATTTGCCGCCCCGGACTTCCGAGTTGATCTTCGAGATATTGAAGATATTCACCTTACAGCGAAGTAACTGATCAAAAAGCGTCCCCGCCTTGGCCTCATAGTTATCGCCCGTAATGATCTCCGGGGCATCGGTGGCGAATTCGGCAATCCCCTTGAACACATATTTCGAGGTGTTCGGGGTGAAATCCATGA is part of the bacterium genome and harbors:
- a CDS encoding AAA domain-containing protein; the encoded protein is AKFSFELKIIPPQSRKRPLGGKPDDRKTIQSTLAHWQNILGAYNIEKTLREHKEHCMFLDSSFKRLAESTTQHELDLKRTLTCEGEYFQTNQKFVQLRDAFQNAFDLAEEEITNLLTTARITKRLMKSLLQARSLLCSPDGTLKRKECIQIKRIYAAACCRVDLDKQRLDISAAAGHYIEKVVELLEAWQKERSKRKSIAEDAAKSVRRSLELAKSKHSEAKRNLLANQFAYRRLQQISLYSEAVNGFSSMLRWKRPSRVAKAMENVDYTNLLDVFPLWVGEMRWLSQYLPMAAEMFDYVIVDEASQVNIAEVLPALYRGKQLCIVGDQKQLGLSSAGLFSLNKCYEEILWNQHVGANNVSYRHAEEYHLLVSKCSILDFVTARNNAIPVERTVLDEHYRSLPRLAGFTSKLFYEDDGGLVLMRQGSANNHKECFHVIQTGGTRSSYTKLVEEEVDATITLLTDIIKNKSYLVGDDLVRLGYTEERPPTIGVLSFLTDQRNALAPKIESKFTEEQLRTHAVLVGTPEEFQGNERNIMIITLGLDGTSRWGKGHYENPNRFNVATSRATDFTYVIFGALPANANLLKRYLRWFGFETGNEYSDEGNKFAGGSNSWVTADESRCESEFERRVLSNLFAFADKYKAVAPITIHNQVLTCGNHRLDFVVVNQSNKEGCAIEVDGRLHYCDDGIRYSDEHLERIDMLKRAGWSIVNVPYYWWYKRGWLCDDNDAEFCKMANDLEAQIAVQIGLIIP